The following proteins are encoded in a genomic region of Paenibacillus sp. FSL R7-0273:
- the ctaD gene encoding cytochrome c oxidase subunit I, whose protein sequence is MDWITTVDHKKIAILYLWAGGFFFGIGGLEAILIRIQLIKPMNTFLDAQTFNELITMHGTTMIFLGVMPVIFALMNAIIPLQIGARDVAFPFLNALGFWTFLFGGLLLNLSWVMGGAPDAGWTAYTPLSSTTYSATHGVDFYTIGLQIAGLGTLIGGINFLATIITMRAPGMSYMRMPMFAWATFITSAIILFAFPAITVGLVLLTFDRILGANFFNPETGGNPVLWQHIFWIFGHPEVYILILPAFGIISEVIPTFSRKRLFGYSSMVFATLLIAFLGFMVWAHHMFTTGLGPVANALFSVSTMLIAVPTGIKIFNWLFTMWGGQVRFTTPNLFAVGFIPTFTMGGVTGVMLASAPADFQFHDTYFVVAHFHYVIVGGLVLGLFAGLHYWWPKMFGRMLSETLGKWTFWTFIIGFHLTFFVQHFLGLMGMQRRVFTYLPNQQFDTLNLVSTVGAGLMGVGMLIFLWNIYITSRKPADAADDPWEDGRTLEWTISSPPPEYNFKQTPLVRGIDAFWKEKLAGHQAMTPSEPVGSIHMPSATLLPFLMSVGIFIAGLGFMFSRDTFGSDVLGFLFNNYIVTGLGLVITFGSMLLRSLFDDHGWHIEPEELEGR, encoded by the coding sequence ATGGACTGGATTACCACCGTCGATCACAAAAAAATAGCCATCCTCTACCTGTGGGCCGGAGGCTTCTTTTTCGGCATCGGCGGGCTTGAGGCCATTCTGATCCGCATTCAGCTGATCAAGCCGATGAACACGTTTCTGGACGCCCAGACGTTTAATGAACTGATTACGATGCATGGGACCACCATGATTTTTCTCGGAGTCATGCCGGTTATTTTTGCACTGATGAATGCCATCATTCCGCTGCAGATCGGCGCGCGCGACGTGGCGTTTCCTTTTCTCAATGCGCTCGGCTTCTGGACCTTTCTGTTCGGCGGCCTCCTGCTCAACCTCAGCTGGGTTATGGGCGGTGCACCCGATGCCGGCTGGACAGCCTACACACCGCTATCCAGTACAACCTACAGCGCTACCCACGGAGTAGACTTCTATACCATAGGCCTGCAGATTGCCGGACTCGGCACGCTGATCGGGGGAATCAATTTTCTGGCGACGATCATTACGATGCGTGCACCCGGGATGTCTTACATGCGCATGCCGATGTTCGCCTGGGCCACCTTTATCACCTCCGCAATTATTCTGTTCGCTTTTCCCGCTATTACTGTAGGGCTTGTTCTTCTCACCTTTGACCGGATTCTCGGAGCAAACTTCTTCAATCCTGAGACGGGCGGCAATCCGGTGCTCTGGCAGCATATTTTCTGGATTTTCGGCCATCCCGAGGTGTATATTCTCATTCTGCCGGCCTTCGGCATCATTTCCGAGGTCATTCCAACCTTTTCACGCAAAAGATTATTCGGCTACAGCTCGATGGTGTTCGCCACGCTGCTCATTGCCTTTCTCGGCTTCATGGTCTGGGCGCATCACATGTTCACAACGGGCCTCGGTCCGGTAGCGAATGCGCTGTTCTCTGTGTCCACGATGCTGATTGCCGTTCCGACCGGGATCAAAATCTTCAACTGGCTGTTTACGATGTGGGGCGGACAAGTGCGCTTTACTACGCCTAACCTTTTCGCTGTGGGCTTTATTCCAACCTTCACGATGGGCGGGGTGACCGGGGTTATGCTCGCTTCGGCTCCGGCAGACTTCCAGTTTCATGACACCTATTTTGTCGTAGCCCATTTCCATTATGTTATCGTTGGCGGTCTGGTGCTGGGATTGTTTGCCGGCCTGCATTACTGGTGGCCCAAAATGTTCGGGCGGATGCTAAGTGAAACACTGGGCAAATGGACCTTCTGGACCTTTATTATCGGCTTCCATCTGACCTTTTTCGTCCAGCATTTCCTTGGGTTAATGGGGATGCAGCGCCGTGTGTTTACGTACCTGCCGAACCAGCAGTTTGATACGCTGAACCTGGTCAGTACGGTCGGGGCCGGGCTGATGGGGGTGGGGATGCTGATTTTCCTGTGGAATATTTACATCACCTCCCGTAAGCCTGCTGATGCCGCAGATGATCCTTGGGAGGACGGGCGGACGCTGGAGTGGACCATTTCTTCGCCGCCGCCGGAATACAACTTCAAGCAGACGCCGCTGGTACGCGGAATAGATGCCTTCTGGAAGGAAAAGCTTGCCGGACACCAAGCCATGACCCCGTCCGAGCCGGTCGGCTCCATCCATATGCCTTCTGCGACCCTTCTGCCGTTCCTGATGTCGGTGGGTATTTTTATCGCCGGGCTTGGCTTCATGTTCAGCCGCGATACGTTCGGAAGTGACGTGCTGGGCTTCCTGTTCAACAACTATATCGTGACCGGGCTCGGGCTGGTTATTACCTTCGGATCGATGCTGCTGCGATCGCTGTTTGACGACCACGGCTGGCATATTGAGCCTGAAGAGCTGGAAGGAAGGTGA
- a CDS encoding DUF420 domain-containing protein codes for MDIFTVFPTISTSFIVISAVLVAIGWRQIIVGKREAHKKTMFAAAVAATLFFIVYMSRTIFVGNTSWGGPDHLSTLYHVFLIFHIVLATVAAVFGITTLVWGYQAKYAKHRKLGRITAVTWFVTAITGVAVYVLLYIFYPGGHTKPVWDAIWGF; via the coding sequence ATGGATATCTTTACAGTGTTTCCAACGATCAGCACATCGTTCATCGTAATCAGTGCGGTGCTGGTGGCGATCGGCTGGAGACAGATCATCGTGGGCAAACGCGAAGCGCATAAGAAAACAATGTTCGCCGCCGCTGTAGCGGCTACCCTGTTTTTCATTGTGTACATGTCTAGAACAATATTTGTAGGTAATACATCCTGGGGCGGGCCGGATCACCTGTCGACGCTGTATCACGTCTTTCTGATCTTCCATATCGTGCTTGCTACGGTAGCCGCGGTGTTCGGAATTACCACACTGGTGTGGGGCTATCAGGCTAAATACGCGAAGCACCGCAAGCTGGGCAGAATCACGGCAGTCACCTGGTTCGTTACAGCTATCACAGGAGTTGCGGTATATGTGCTGCTGTACATATTTTATCCGG
- a CDS encoding cytochrome (ubi)quinol oxidase subunit III, protein MTTVHAEAGKSALPHEPEKATLEGRNKVLAFWLFLGGEAVLFGTLFATFLALRNSTNDGPSAAELFHLPLVAAATFLLLASSLTSVFAIQAMHRNKPAELRNWLIITVVLGAAFLGLEIYEFSVYVRHEEFGMTTSAFSSAFYTLVGFHGAHVAFGIVWIAILIGQLARKGLTVVTAPKIYVSAMYWHFIDVVWVFIFTVVYLLGKVG, encoded by the coding sequence ATGACGACCGTACATGCTGAAGCCGGAAAAAGCGCCCTCCCGCACGAGCCGGAAAAAGCGACGCTGGAGGGGAGGAACAAGGTGCTGGCCTTCTGGCTGTTCCTCGGCGGTGAGGCTGTGCTCTTCGGAACACTGTTCGCCACCTTTCTGGCGCTGCGCAACTCGACGAACGACGGCCCGTCTGCGGCTGAGCTGTTCCACCTGCCGCTGGTGGCGGCAGCGACGTTTCTGCTGCTGGCCAGCAGTCTGACCAGCGTGTTCGCCATCCAGGCGATGCACCGGAACAAGCCGGCAGAGCTGCGTAACTGGCTGATTATTACCGTGGTGCTTGGTGCAGCTTTCCTTGGACTGGAGATCTACGAGTTCAGTGTTTATGTAAGGCATGAGGAGTTCGGGATGACTACGAGCGCCTTCAGCTCGGCTTTTTACACATTGGTCGGCTTCCACGGGGCACACGTTGCGTTCGGAATTGTGTGGATTGCCATACTGATCGGGCAGCTCGCCCGCAAGGGTCTGACTGTAGTCACAGCACCCAAAATTTACGTATCGGCCATGTACTGGCATTTCATCGATGTCGTGTGGGTGTTCATTTTCACTGTTGTATACCTGCTTGGAAAGGTGGGCTGA
- the ctaG gene encoding cytochrome c oxidase assembly factor CtaG, with product MLGLQYFSFADLWSPLLLAAVLLLAAGYLVLAGPLTQRFPGSAEVPLRQRVLFLSGLLVLYLAQGGPVSLLGHILFSFHMVSMALSYLIAVPLMMLGIPEWCWRALVRVNPLRRLSFLAHPVVAALLFNGLFSLYHLPVIHDYVMLHFTVHRLYYAALFVTAALMWWTLINPLPESRRAGGPVKIGFIFLNMVLLTPACGLIIFAAEPLYATYSDPAVWARAMGYCVSGDPAALLQAFGGPAFFGGLSPKADQQVGGIVMKFIQEFIFASMLAYVFYHWYKKENGQDDPELSGPSGELGDGALTRV from the coding sequence ATGCTTGGCTTGCAATATTTCAGCTTCGCCGACCTGTGGAGCCCTCTGCTGCTAGCGGCTGTTCTGCTGCTGGCTGCAGGTTATCTGGTGCTGGCCGGTCCGCTGACGCAGCGGTTTCCCGGCTCGGCGGAGGTCCCGCTCAGACAGAGAGTGCTGTTTCTTAGCGGATTGCTGGTGCTCTATCTGGCCCAGGGCGGCCCGGTCAGCCTGCTGGGGCATATCCTGTTCTCTTTTCACATGGTCAGTATGGCCCTCTCCTATCTGATCGCGGTGCCGCTGATGATGCTGGGCATTCCGGAGTGGTGCTGGCGCGCCCTGGTGAGGGTCAATCCGCTGCGGAGGTTATCCTTTCTGGCCCATCCGGTAGTAGCTGCACTGCTGTTCAACGGGCTGTTCTCGCTATATCACCTCCCGGTGATTCATGATTATGTGATGCTGCATTTTACAGTGCACCGGTTGTATTATGCCGCGCTCTTTGTGACGGCTGCGCTGATGTGGTGGACGCTGATTAATCCGCTGCCGGAGAGCCGGCGGGCCGGAGGACCCGTCAAAATCGGCTTCATTTTTCTCAATATGGTGCTGCTGACACCAGCCTGCGGGCTGATTATTTTTGCGGCTGAGCCGCTTTATGCGACTTACAGTGATCCGGCTGTATGGGCCCGGGCGATGGGCTATTGTGTATCCGGTGATCCGGCTGCACTGCTGCAGGCTTTTGGCGGCCCGGCTTTCTTTGGAGGGCTGTCGCCCAAGGCGGATCAGCAGGTCGGCGGGATCGTCATGAAGTTTATCCAGGAATTTATTTTTGCCTCGATGCTTGCTTATGTGTTCTATCATTGGTATAAAAAAGAGAACGGGCAAGACGATCCGGAACTTTCCGGACCATCCGGCGAGCTGGGGGATGGTGCGTTAACCCGGGTATAG
- a CDS encoding cytochrome C oxidase subunit IV family protein codes for MATEQHPQESGSVKRRHRPEGPQRHIVVFIFSVALTLIAFAAVAAGGVNATFAVILLLVMAVLQVVLQMGFWMHLKDKGHLLPVVFMLGGFFIAGTCIVMALYWVWWE; via the coding sequence ATGGCGACGGAACAGCATCCGCAGGAGAGCGGCAGCGTGAAGCGCCGTCACCGGCCTGAGGGGCCGCAGCGGCATATTGTGGTGTTTATCTTCTCGGTGGCGCTGACGCTGATTGCCTTCGCGGCTGTGGCTGCCGGAGGAGTTAACGCCACCTTTGCTGTTATTCTGCTGCTGGTAATGGCTGTGCTGCAGGTGGTGCTGCAGATGGGCTTCTGGATGCATCTGAAGGACAAAGGGCATCTGCTGCCGGTTGTGTTCATGCTGGGCGGTTTTTTTATCGCCGGCACCTGCATTGTTATGGCGCTTTACTGGGTGTGGTGGGAATGA
- the coxB gene encoding cytochrome c oxidase subunit II has translation MMKTWQAGKRLLPMTAALGLILAGCGREDLSVLRPQGPAAESSFDLMKLAITIMVAVLLVVFTIAAYVLIRFRRKPGQREVPEQVEGNFKLEVIWTVIPLILVVILAVPTVKAVFAAGNDHADDPDAVKVKVTGHQYWWEFEYTDYGVKTAQDLVIPAGKDIAFELRTADVLHSFWVPSLSGKIDTNPDGTVNRFSFSAPNEGVYRGKCAELCGPSHGFMEFKVKSVSEAEFEQWLASMKAPAVLPEDPQLAETFRSACLRCHAVGDQGLAVGPDLTGFGSRESVAGILLNDDTGADGAPILENLQTWLHDPESVKPGNTMPDPKADLGLTDEEIDGIAEYLSGLTLE, from the coding sequence ATGATGAAAACGTGGCAGGCCGGAAAGCGGCTTCTTCCTATGACTGCAGCGCTTGGACTCATTCTGGCCGGCTGCGGACGGGAGGACCTGTCGGTGCTCAGACCGCAGGGACCTGCAGCCGAAAGCTCATTTGATCTGATGAAGCTGGCGATTACGATTATGGTTGCCGTACTGCTGGTCGTTTTTACGATTGCCGCCTATGTGCTTATCCGTTTCCGCCGGAAGCCCGGGCAGCGTGAAGTGCCTGAGCAGGTGGAGGGTAACTTCAAGCTCGAGGTCATCTGGACGGTCATCCCCCTGATTCTGGTGGTCATTCTTGCTGTGCCTACCGTCAAGGCGGTGTTTGCCGCTGGCAATGATCATGCGGACGATCCGGATGCCGTCAAAGTAAAGGTTACCGGCCACCAGTACTGGTGGGAATTCGAGTATACCGATTACGGCGTGAAGACGGCGCAGGATCTGGTAATCCCCGCGGGCAAGGACATTGCCTTTGAACTGAGGACAGCGGATGTGCTGCATTCCTTCTGGGTTCCTTCCTTATCCGGCAAAATAGACACCAACCCTGACGGTACAGTGAACCGCTTCAGCTTCAGTGCGCCAAATGAAGGCGTTTACCGGGGCAAATGTGCCGAGCTGTGCGGGCCTTCCCACGGCTTCATGGAATTCAAGGTGAAATCGGTTAGTGAGGCGGAATTTGAGCAGTGGCTTGCTTCGATGAAGGCTCCTGCTGTGCTGCCGGAGGATCCGCAGCTTGCCGAGACCTTCCGGTCGGCCTGCCTGCGCTGCCATGCCGTCGGCGACCAGGGGCTCGCGGTCGGACCCGATCTGACGGGATTCGGCTCCCGGGAATCGGTCGCAGGCATTCTGCTGAACGATGATACAGGTGCAGACGGGGCTCCTATTCTCGAGAATCTGCAGACCTGGCTGCATGACCCGGAAAGCGTCAAGCCGGGCAATACCATGCCTGATCCCAAGGCGGACCTGGGCTTAACGGATGAAGAGATCGACGGCATCGCTGAATATCTGTCCGGCTTAACACTGGAATAG